GGTTCGTGATCCCCAGCAGACCCTCCACCTTGGCGACACCGGTCTCAGTCAGGGCAACCGACTTCGCCTTTTCGTCGACGATATAATCCCCGGACGTCTGAGCCTCGGCCTCATACATCTTACCGCCCACAATCGTGGCGCCCTGCTTCAGTCTCGGGATGATCCGATCGATCTGGTAGTACTTTTCGGTCGATTCCTCCGCCGGCCCGGAGATGATAAGCGGCGTTCGGGCCTCATCGACCAGGATTGAGTCCACCTCATCCACAATGCTGTAATGCAGTTCCCGCTGCGCGAAGTCCCCGGCGGAAAACTTCATGTTGTCGCGCAGGTAATCAAAGCCGTATTCGTTATTGGTCCCGTAGGTGACATCGGCGCCATAGGACAGCTTACGGGCCGCATCATCCATATCGTGCTGGATCAGGCCTACAGAGAGTCCGAGGAACCGGTAGATCCCGCCCATCCACTGGCTGTCGCGCTTGGCCAGGTAATCGTTGACCGTGACGACGTGGACACCCTTGCCCTCCAGGGCGTTCAAGTAGACCGGAAGGGTGGCGACGAGTGTTTTACCTTCGCCGGTCGCCATCTCAGCGATCTTGCCCTCGTGTAGAACGATACCGCCGAGCATCTGAACGTCGAAGTGGCGCATACCAAGCACGCGGCGCCCCGCCTCCCGCACGACTGCGAAGGCCTCGACAAGCAGTTGGTCAACGGTTGCGCCCTGCGCAATCCGCTCCCTGAACTCGGCCGTCTTGCCGCGAAGATCGTCATCAGAAAGCACCTTGACCTTCGGCTCCAGCTCACTAATCGCCGTCACCATCGGCTTGATGCGCTTGAGTTCCCGCTCGTTTTTGGTTCCGACAACCTTGGACACCAACTTCATAAACATCTGTGAGTCCTCTCCTTATGAATGATCGGAATTTCAAGCGGATACTACCATAGAAGCAAGACGCCTTCAATCCGAAAGCGGCGCCCAAATCCCCCCGGTTCCCCCCTTTTCAAAAGGGGGGTTGGGGGAGGATTTCAGGACACGGCAGCGGTGCGTTCGAATCGGCAACAAAAAACCCCTAGAGGACCGATCCTCTAGGGGTATCTACTCACAATCCGCAACCAAGCGATATGAGTACTAGTCGGCCGATTCACCGTTCCCTAGAAATTTCACCGCATCCGGGTCGATGACATACTTAGTTGGATCAACAGACACTTCGTTCACCTGTATCTCATAGTGAAGGTGAGGCCCGGTCGCGCGGCCCGTTGCCCCCACCAGGCCGATCACATCCCCTCTTCTTACCTTCTGGCCCCGAGTCACCTTTTCCTGTTGCAGGTGAGCAAAGAAGGTAGAAATCTTGTTGCCATGGTTCACTGACACCACGTTGCCGAACGCGCCAAGCGGACCCGTATATGTGACTACCCCGTCGGCAGGCGCGATGATCGGCGTCCCAGCGCTGTTCGAAATATCCACGCCTTCATGCATCTCTTTCCGCCCGGTAAATGGAGAACGCCGCTGTCCGAACCCGGCTGTGAGCCACCCTTTGATCGGCCAGATGGTCGGGGTGGACGCCAGAAGACTCCGTTTCGCCTCGAGCGCCCCCAATAGACCCTGAAAGCTCTTGTTGCGGTCGTTCATCTCTCGACTTAAACGATCAAGCTCGCCGCCAAGATTGTCAACCCCGATCTTTATCGAAGAGCCGACAGATGGGGTCTGATGAGCAAGCGCTGCCACCACCAGAGCACCCGCACTCACGGTATCGGCTCCGCCCACGCCGATCATCGCGCTCTCCGTACCCTTCACCTCCAGCCCGGCGGCCGTCCGTAAACGGACGTCGAACTCCCGGAGCTGGGCCATTTGATTCTGGAGCTGCTCAAACTTCTGCAACAGATTGGTTTGCTCGCTCGATATGGTTCGAAGCTGACGGAGCTCCAGCATGTGACCCGTATGGCTCACCGTCTGATAGATCAGAAACAGAAAGCCGACGAAGATGAGGCCCGCTGCGACCGCTAGCGCACTCAGCAGGGGTTTCGCGATATGAAACCTTCGAATCTGAGAACCGGCATCGGGAAGGACAAGGACCGTATAAAACTTCTTTGCCATCGAGCCGTATCCTTTCCAGGATTATTCCGTTCACGAATGACAGTCAACCGATAAGCAAGAAGGAGGGACAAACCGACCTTTTATATCAAGAACGACGAGAAAGTGTCAAGCCTTTTCCGTTTCTCAATGCGGCGACATTGGCGCTGTCCGAGCTCGAGGATTATGATCGAAAGATGAAATAGACTGCGCCGAGCAGACACAATGCCGCCCACACGTAATCGAGTTTAAGCGGCTGGTCCATATACAGGACGGCGAACGGCGCAAACACCGATAACGCAATGACCTCCTGCATGATTTTGAGCTGCGAGACGCTCAGTTGCGTATAGCCAATCCGATTGGCAGGCACCTGGAGCATGTACTCGAAGAGCGCAATGCCCCAGCTTGCTAATGCGGCGACGTACCATCTCTGATGATTCAGGTTTTTCAGATGGCCGTACCACGCGAACGTCATAAACACATTTGAAAGCGCCAACAACAATCCCGTACGAAGAATAACCGCCATACAAATGTCCCCCCTGAAAGGTAAGATCAAGACGCTTGGGTGTTAGTCCCCAGATTCTTCCGCTGCACTGCGCATCAAAATATCCCGAATCTCGCCCGGCTGACGGGCCACTGCCCACCGCCATCGTCCGAACCCGCCGTGCGCGTTCACGGCCTGCGTCCATTCGTCCAGATAGCGCCGTTTGACCTGGTCCTGCTCCGTATCCTGCCCTTTGGTCTCCAGAATCAACATCTCGCCGTTGACGAGGCGGACCAAGAAGTCAGGCCGGTACTTCCGCACGACGCCTCGATAGACGTACAACACCTCGAAGCCCAGGTGATCATTCTTCACCCAGGCGGAGATATGGTCGCTGTCGTCCAACACAAAGGCATCGGAAGCTTCCCACGTGCTGTCATAGACGCATACGTTGATATGCGACCTGCGGGTGCGTTCACACGGCTTGCCGGTGTACCAGGCGCGCATCTCCCCCGTTGAGCGGATGGGATGGTCACGATCAAAAACTGGCGTGAGCCTCTCGGTGTTCTCCTGCCGCACCGCCTCCCAGATATGCTGCACGATACGCGACATGTTGAGCGTGACGATCAGACGGCGGCGCAGGTCGTCCTGATAGAACAGGGACGGGTGAAAGGCGATCCGGTCGGAACGAATGAACTGTTCGGCCAGCCGCACCAATTGCGCCAGCAGCACTTCGCGGCTGCCCCGCCAATCGTGTTGCATTTGATCGAACACGTCCCGCGCCGTCTCGAAAATGATGCGCTGGGTACGGAACTCACGCGCCAGCCGCTCCAACTCGATGCGGTTAATCTTGGTCACGTCCGGCTTACCTTCCAGGATGGGCGCCAGCTCCGCTACCTGGGCCGTCTGCGCCGCGTCCAGTTCCAGCGGACGGACCCTTGACCAATCCAGCGTCAGCGTGGGCTGGAAGATGTGGTCGATTCGCACCACATTCGGCCAGCGGATTTCAAACGCGGCCTTGGCCAACTCGGGCTTGACCTCTGTCTTGGGCGTGGGCGGCGGGGGCGGGCCGTCCTGTCCGCCTTCGTGCGGCAAAAAGGTGAACGGCACGCCGAAGATGTTGACGTACTCCGGCTCGAACAGGCCGGTATCGGGGTTAACCTCGTAAGAGGTGCGCCGCAGACCGCGCCCCACCACCTGCTCGCACAACAACTGGCTGGTGAAGGCGCGCAGCCCCATGATGTGAGTTACTGTTTTAGCATCCCAGCCCTCACTGAGCATCCCCACTGAAATGACCTTTTGTATTTTCTCGCCGGGCTGGCCGGGGCGTCCCACCGTGTCCACCGTCTTACGCAAAAGCTCCGCTTTTTGCGCAGTGGTCAGTGGTTTGTGGATAGTGGTTAGCAACGGATCACTGATCTCTTCTTCACTATCCACTGTCCCCTGCTCACTATCCACTGCTTCCCGCGCCTCTGCCTCGTCCAGCACCTTCGAGTCAATGTGCAGGATGCGCTCCGAGTCACACAGTTCGTCAATATGGATGCGCTTGGAGTCGAAGGCGTGCTTGACCCGGGCCGCCGTTTCAGTGCGGTTGCAGACGGTAATCATCACCGGCGGGGTGCGCAGCCCGGCCTCAGCCCACGCCTTCCACGCCTCGCGCCAGTCGTAGCCCAACAGGTAGTAGGCGTTCAGCACCAGGTCGGGTAGCGGCTCGTGCAGCTCGGCCCGGTGGTTCAGGTCGTCCTTCACGTCCGGGTCGTTGTAGATATGGTAGAGGCGCGATTTATAGGTTCTGGCGTCCGGCACGGCGTCGTCGCGCACCACCACGCGCGGCGTCTTAACTAGCCCAGACTCAATGGCGTCGTTCAGCCCAAAGTCGCTGACGATCCAGCCAAACAGCGCCTCCTCGCTGCTCTTCTTGCCCGACGGCGTGAAGGGTGTGGCGGAAAAGTCGTAACAGGTGAGGATGCCCCGCGAGCGGTGCAGCCGGTCCAACCCGCCGATCCAGACGGTGGCTTCCTCGGCGCTGTCCTTGAGATCGCGGGCGCGCAGGTATTTGCCCTCCGCCTCCCAGTTCACGCGCCAGGCGTGGTGGGCCTCGTCATTGATGACCAGCAGGTTTCGGGCGTTCGCCATTTTGCCCAGCACCTCACGGGTGTAGGCTTCGTCGCTTTTGACGCCTCGCTTGTCCACGCTGCGCCGCTTCTTGACCTGCTCCTCGCTGTCCCAACTGAGGGTGTGCCAGTTGTGCACCAGCACCTTGCCCTGACGCAGTGTGTCCAGCAGCGCGGGCGGGACGATGCGGAAGACTTCGTAATAGTTTCCCTCCGCTGCCGGTTCCAGCACGGCTAGACGGCTCTTCACCGTCAGTCCCGGCGCGAGGACCAGTACGTGTTTGGCAAAACGGGCGTCCTGCGGATACGTAACCTTGTTCAGGATCTGCCAGGCGATGACCATCGCCATCACGATGGTCTTGCCTGATCCGGTGGCCATCTTGCAGCATTGGCGCGCAAAGGCGCCGCCATCACCCGATATCTCAACTCCCATCCGCTCGGCGGCGGGCGCTTCGGTCAGCCAGATGAGCGTCTCTATCGCCTCCAACTGGCAGAAGAACAAGCGCCGCACCTCGAACTCCTCCGGGTCGCGCCAGTAATCCAACAGCCGTTTGGTGATGCTGGTGACACCCGGATAGCCCGCCTCGCGCCAAGCTTTGACGCGCGGGCGAATCTGGTTGACCAGTGGGATTTCCACAAAGATGCCGGGGTCGTCGAACGCCATGGAGTTCTCAGACGCGACAACGTACCCCGCCGGACGACGGCCTTCCACCAGGTCAAACAGCCGCGTCTCGCGCTCATAGCGCCAGTGGCGCGCGGGCTCTTCGTAGGGCGAGTTGATGATCAGGCGGTCAATGGTCGTGCGAGGCATCGCGGTCGCGGTTTCCTGCTTCAGGCCGCCTGCGGGACCGATTCGAATAACAGCCGCCGGATGTCGACCTCCGGCGCCCGCTTCGAGAGGTATAGCATCTCGATTCCGACGACGCGATCCTGCTCGTCGTAATCCACGATGATCCCGGGCGAGACCTCATCGGAACGGCTGGCGGGCGCTTCGCTGAGGGTCAGGTACAGCGCGTCGGCCTGTTGATCCACTTTGAGTTTCATGGAATAGTCCTCCTTCGATCAAAGAATACCGTTACGATACGCGGCGGCCTGGCCTTTTCATTTACGATCACACGTAGTATACGATTGCCTAGGAGCCTGTCGGAGAAATAGCGTTGCGACTCACGTTACAACATAACGTGCCGTGTCCCGATCGACTGTGGGAGCACACCAGCGTTCATGGCGCGCGA
Above is a window of Candidatus Methylomirabilis lanthanidiphila DNA encoding:
- the mepM_1 gene encoding Murein DD-endopeptidase MepM encodes the protein MAKKFYTVLVLPDAGSQIRRFHIAKPLLSALAVAAGLIFVGFLFLIYQTVSHTGHMLELRQLRTISSEQTNLLQKFEQLQNQMAQLREFDVRLRTAAGLEVKGTESAMIGVGGADTVSAGALVVAALAHQTPSVGSSIKIGVDNLGGELDRLSREMNDRNKSFQGLLGALEAKRSLLASTPTIWPIKGWLTAGFGQRRSPFTGRKEMHEGVDISNSAGTPIIAPADGVVTYTGPLGAFGNVVSVNHGNKISTFFAHLQQEKVTRGQKVRRGDVIGLVGATGRATGPHLHYEIQVNEVSVDPTKYVIDPDAVKFLGNGESAD
- a CDS encoding membrane protein yields the protein MAVILRTGLLLALSNVFMTFAWYGHLKNLNHQRWYVAALASWGIALFEYMLQVPANRIGYTQLSVSQLKIMQEVIALSVFAPFAVLYMDQPLKLDYVWAALCLLGAVYFIFRS
- a CDS encoding restriction endonuclease, whose amino-acid sequence is MPRTTIDRLIINSPYEEPARHWRYERETRLFDLVEGRRPAGYVVASENSMAFDDPGIFVEIPLVNQIRPRVKAWREAGYPGVTSITKRLLDYWRDPEEFEVRRLFFCQLEAIETLIWLTEAPAAERMGVEISGDGGAFARQCCKMATGSGKTIVMAMVIAWQILNKVTYPQDARFAKHVLVLAPGLTVKSRLAVLEPAAEGNYYEVFRIVPPALLDTLRQGKVLVHNWHTLSWDSEEQVKKRRSVDKRGVKSDEAYTREVLGKMANARNLLVINDEAHHAWRVNWEAEGKYLRARDLKDSAEEATVWIGGLDRLHRSRGILTCYDFSATPFTPSGKKSSEEALFGWIVSDFGLNDAIESGLVKTPRVVVRDDAVPDARTYKSRLYHIYNDPDVKDDLNHRAELHEPLPDLVLNAYYLLGYDWREAWKAWAEAGLRTPPVMITVCNRTETAARVKHAFDSKRIHIDELCDSERILHIDSKVLDEAEAREAVDSEQGTVDSEEEISDPLLTTIHKPLTTAQKAELLRKTVDTVGRPGQPGEKIQKVISVGMLSEGWDAKTVTHIMGLRAFTSQLLCEQVVGRGLRRTSYEVNPDTGLFEPEYVNIFGVPFTFLPHEGGQDGPPPPPTPKTEVKPELAKAAFEIRWPNVVRIDHIFQPTLTLDWSRVRPLELDAAQTAQVAELAPILEGKPDVTKINRIELERLAREFRTQRIIFETARDVFDQMQHDWRGSREVLLAQLVRLAEQFIRSDRIAFHPSLFYQDDLRRRLIVTLNMSRIVQHIWEAVRQENTERLTPVFDRDHPIRSTGEMRAWYTGKPCERTRRSHINVCVYDSTWEASDAFVLDDSDHISAWVKNDHLGFEVLYVYRGVVRKYRPDFLVRLVNGEMLILETKGQDTEQDQVKRRYLDEWTQAVNAHGGFGRWRWAVARQPGEIRDILMRSAAEESGD